The Burkholderia ambifaria AMMD genome has a segment encoding these proteins:
- a CDS encoding DUF979 domain-containing protein, whose protein sequence is MIGLEPLYTLAGLMFAAFACFNLMDRTNPRRVFNFAFWAIYALTFLFGALLPHFVMGCLAIALALIAGSGKLGRGKSDEAGDAAAARRDAKALRFGNRLFLPALLIPVVTLIGTFALKLVPFVDPKSVTLISLVLGTLVAFAVALAMLRDSPVHALKEARHTMDAVGWAAILPQMLAALGALFAVAGVGGVVSGLVKDWVPIDSPFAVVAAYTVGMALFTMIMGNGFAAFPVMTAGIGLPLIVHQFHGNPAILGAIGMLSGFCGTLMTPMAANFNIVPAALLELKDKNGVIKAQWPTAVLLLAVNTLLMYAFVFRF, encoded by the coding sequence ATGATCGGCCTCGAACCACTCTATACGCTCGCCGGGCTGATGTTCGCCGCGTTCGCGTGCTTCAATTTGATGGACCGCACGAACCCGCGTCGCGTGTTCAATTTCGCGTTCTGGGCGATCTACGCGCTCACGTTCCTGTTCGGCGCGCTGCTGCCGCACTTCGTGATGGGCTGCCTCGCGATCGCGCTCGCGCTGATCGCGGGCTCGGGCAAGCTCGGACGCGGCAAGTCGGACGAAGCCGGCGACGCGGCGGCCGCGCGGCGCGACGCGAAGGCGCTGCGCTTCGGCAACAGGCTGTTCCTGCCGGCGCTGCTGATTCCCGTCGTCACGCTGATCGGCACGTTCGCGCTGAAGCTCGTACCGTTCGTCGATCCGAAGAGCGTGACGCTGATCTCGCTCGTGCTCGGCACGCTCGTCGCGTTCGCCGTCGCGCTCGCGATGCTGCGCGATTCGCCGGTGCACGCGCTGAAGGAGGCGCGCCACACAATGGACGCGGTCGGCTGGGCCGCGATCCTGCCGCAGATGCTCGCAGCGCTCGGCGCGCTGTTCGCGGTCGCGGGCGTCGGCGGCGTGGTGTCCGGGCTCGTGAAGGACTGGGTGCCGATCGACTCGCCGTTCGCCGTGGTCGCCGCCTACACGGTCGGCATGGCGCTGTTCACGATGATCATGGGCAACGGGTTCGCCGCGTTCCCCGTGATGACGGCCGGCATCGGCCTGCCGCTGATCGTCCATCAATTTCACGGCAACCCGGCGATCCTCGGCGCGATCGGGATGCTGAGCGGCTTCTGCGGTACGCTGATGACGCCGATGGCCGCGAACTTCAACATCGTGCCCGCGGCGCTGCTCGAACTGAAGGACAAGAACGGCGTGATCAAGGCGCAGTGGCCGACCGCCGTGCTGCTGCTGGCCGTGAATACGCTGCTGATGTACGCGTTCGTATTCCGCTTCTGA
- a CDS encoding DUF2891 domain-containing protein, protein MTDRLTPELASKFASLALAHLTREYPNKLTHALEGPHDVQGPRALHPIFYGSYDWHSCVHGYWLLLRVLERYPALPEAERIIAVVDAHFTDANVAGERAYLALPHNSGFERPYGWAWLLALSAQLERLALKGVVPQAARWAKTMAPLTDLFVARFETFLPKATYPLRVGTHFNTAFALALTLDFARATQRDGLAALIVDTAKRWHLGDVACQAWEPSGDEFLSPALMEAELMRRVLPAGEFDGWFARFLPDLARGEPATLFVPATVSDRSDGKIAHLDGLNLSRAWCQRSLAGALPEGDARRAKLLDAAERHLASALAHVAGDYMGEHWLATFALLALDA, encoded by the coding sequence ATGACCGACCGATTGACTCCCGAACTCGCATCGAAATTCGCGTCGCTCGCGCTCGCGCACCTGACCCGCGAATATCCGAACAAGCTCACGCATGCGCTCGAAGGCCCGCACGACGTGCAGGGGCCGCGCGCGCTGCACCCGATCTTCTACGGCAGCTACGACTGGCATTCGTGCGTGCACGGCTACTGGCTCCTGCTGCGCGTGCTCGAACGCTATCCGGCGCTGCCGGAGGCCGAGCGGATCATCGCCGTCGTCGATGCGCATTTCACCGACGCGAACGTCGCCGGCGAACGCGCGTACCTCGCGCTGCCGCACAACAGCGGCTTCGAGCGGCCTTACGGATGGGCGTGGCTGCTGGCGCTCTCAGCGCAGCTGGAGCGGCTCGCGCTGAAGGGCGTGGTGCCGCAGGCCGCACGCTGGGCGAAGACGATGGCGCCGCTCACGGACCTGTTCGTCGCGCGCTTCGAGACCTTCCTGCCGAAGGCGACCTATCCGCTGCGCGTCGGCACGCACTTCAACACCGCGTTCGCGCTCGCGCTCACGCTCGACTTCGCGCGCGCGACGCAGCGCGACGGGCTCGCGGCGCTGATCGTCGATACGGCGAAACGCTGGCACCTGGGCGATGTCGCATGCCAGGCATGGGAGCCGTCGGGCGACGAGTTCCTGTCGCCCGCGCTGATGGAGGCGGAGCTGATGCGGCGCGTGCTGCCGGCCGGCGAATTCGATGGCTGGTTCGCGCGTTTCCTGCCTGATCTCGCGCGCGGCGAGCCGGCGACGCTGTTCGTGCCGGCGACGGTCAGCGACCGCAGCGACGGCAAGATCGCGCATCTGGACGGGTTGAACCTGAGCCGTGCGTGGTGCCAGCGCTCGCTTGCCGGCGCGCTGCCGGAAGGCGATGCGCGGCGCGCGAAGCTGCTCGATGCGGCCGAGCGGCATCTCGCGAGCGCGCTCGCGCACGTGGCCGGCGACTACATGGGCGAGCACTGGCTCGCGACGTTCGCGCTGCTGGCGCTCGACGCGTAG
- a CDS encoding asparaginase, with the protein MDTQRAAVVTYRGNAIENTHVADVAVVDAGGKLLFRLGDPFRMTLARSAAKPAQALSVIETGAPERFGFDDADIALMCASHSSEEQHIARTRAMLAKVDAHESDLRCGGHAPLSDAVYRSWIKRDYTPTGVCSNCSGKHVGMLGGARAIGAAIADYHLPEHPMQVRVKQVVANACGLRDDEVDWAIDGCNLPTPAFPLDRLARLYASLADGADTVEARGAATTDRVRALARIHHAMTAHPELVAGEGRYCTVLMEAFEGQVVGKLGADACYGIGVRASARTRELGADGALGISVKIEDGNIDVLYMMVSELLERLRIGTDAQRARLAAFHRPRMLNTQGVEIGHATFPFELQAA; encoded by the coding sequence ATGGACACCCAACGAGCAGCGGTCGTCACGTACCGCGGCAATGCGATCGAGAACACGCACGTCGCCGATGTGGCGGTGGTGGATGCCGGCGGCAAGCTGCTGTTCAGGCTCGGCGATCCGTTCCGGATGACGCTCGCGCGCTCGGCGGCGAAGCCGGCGCAGGCGCTGTCCGTGATCGAGACGGGCGCGCCGGAGCGGTTCGGTTTCGACGACGCGGACATCGCGCTGATGTGCGCGTCGCACAGCAGCGAGGAGCAGCACATCGCGCGCACGCGGGCGATGCTGGCGAAGGTCGACGCGCACGAGTCGGATCTGCGCTGCGGCGGCCATGCGCCGCTGTCGGACGCGGTGTACCGGTCGTGGATCAAGCGCGACTACACGCCGACCGGCGTGTGCAGCAACTGCTCGGGCAAGCACGTCGGGATGCTGGGCGGCGCGCGGGCGATCGGCGCCGCGATCGCCGACTACCATCTGCCGGAGCATCCGATGCAGGTGCGCGTGAAGCAGGTGGTCGCCAACGCGTGCGGGCTGCGCGACGACGAGGTCGACTGGGCGATCGACGGCTGCAACCTGCCGACGCCGGCGTTCCCGCTCGACCGCCTCGCGCGTCTTTACGCGTCGCTGGCCGACGGTGCGGATACGGTGGAAGCACGCGGTGCGGCGACGACCGATCGCGTGCGCGCGCTGGCGCGCATTCATCATGCGATGACGGCCCATCCGGAGCTGGTCGCCGGCGAAGGGCGCTACTGCACGGTGTTGATGGAAGCGTTCGAAGGGCAGGTCGTCGGCAAGCTCGGCGCGGATGCGTGCTACGGGATCGGCGTACGCGCATCGGCGCGCACGCGGGAGCTCGGCGCCGACGGTGCGCTCGGCATCTCGGTGAAGATCGAGGACGGCAACATCGACGTGCTGTACATGATGGTCAGCGAACTGCTCGAACGGTTGCGCATCGGCACGGACGCGCAGCGCGCGCGGCTCGCCGCGTTCCATCGGCCGCGGATGCTGAACACGCAAGGCGTCGAGATCGGGCACGCGACGTTCCCGTTCGAATTGCAGGCTGCGTGA
- a CDS encoding LysR family transcriptional regulator — protein MKAMARDTGLDHLGAMRAFVRVVEMGSFSAVAKEMHVSTSTVARKITAIEEALGVALLHRSTHSVTLTEAGHIYLERAVTLIADLDDTLRVVAELNAQPSGPLKLTAPVAFGRRHLAPLIAPFLARYPTIQLDVRLTDNHNDLVAGGYDLDIHEGENYLDNLVVHRLSRNDSILCATPGYLDRCGRPATPDDLLHHNCLRYVHPEGDPRWELVRGDARHSVLPAGNLVTDHSELLLEATCAGLGIAEFEIWLVRDLLASGRLEAVLPRYRLHNKLTGEHIYIAYLANRRSSAKLRVLKDFLADQLAHIGELSEVELMKIRDAGA, from the coding sequence ATGAAAGCCATGGCGAGAGACACCGGCCTCGATCACCTGGGCGCGATGCGCGCGTTCGTGCGTGTGGTCGAAATGGGGAGTTTTTCCGCGGTCGCGAAGGAGATGCACGTGTCGACGTCCACCGTCGCGCGCAAGATCACGGCGATCGAAGAGGCGTTGGGCGTCGCGCTGCTACATCGCTCGACGCACAGCGTGACGCTGACCGAAGCCGGCCATATCTATCTGGAACGCGCGGTCACGCTGATCGCCGATCTCGACGACACGCTGCGCGTCGTCGCCGAGCTCAATGCGCAGCCGAGCGGCCCGCTGAAGCTCACCGCGCCGGTCGCGTTCGGCCGCCGCCATCTCGCGCCGCTCATCGCGCCGTTTCTCGCGCGTTACCCGACGATCCAGCTCGACGTGCGGCTCACCGACAACCACAACGACCTCGTGGCCGGCGGTTACGATCTCGACATCCACGAAGGCGAGAACTATCTGGACAACCTGGTCGTCCACCGCCTGTCGCGCAACGACAGCATCCTGTGCGCGACGCCCGGCTATCTCGACCGCTGCGGGCGGCCCGCGACGCCCGACGACCTGCTGCATCACAACTGCCTGCGCTACGTGCATCCCGAAGGCGATCCGCGCTGGGAACTCGTGCGCGGCGACGCGCGGCACAGCGTGCTGCCGGCCGGCAACCTCGTCACCGATCATTCGGAGCTGCTGCTGGAGGCGACCTGCGCGGGGCTCGGCATCGCCGAGTTCGAAATCTGGCTGGTGCGCGACCTGCTCGCGAGCGGCCGGCTCGAAGCCGTGCTGCCGCGCTATCGGCTGCACAACAAGCTGACGGGCGAGCACATCTACATCGCGTATCTGGCGAACCGGCGCAGCTCGGCGAAGCTGCGCGTGCTGAAGGACTTTCTCGCGGACCAGCTCGCGCATATCGGCGAGCTGTCGGAAGTCGAACTGATGAAGATTCGCGACGCGGGCGCTTAG
- the aspA gene encoding aspartate ammonia-lyase, with amino-acid sequence MTANGFRVEADLLGKRSIPNEVYYGVHTLRAKENFDISGRTIASLPYFVMALAAVKEAAADANCELGLLPAAYRDAITAACVEIREGRLHDQFVVDIIQGGAGTSTNMNANEVICNRALEIMGHARGQYEYLHPNEHVNLAQSTNDVYPTAIRVATCFAVEHLLEAMARLRDAFAEKADAFSDLLKLGRTQLQDAVPMTLGQEFSTYAVMVTEDIARLQEAGWLMREINLGATAIGTGITAHPQYAEKALAALRRITGLDLSTAPNLIEATQDCGAFVQISGVLKRIAVKLSKICNDLRLLSSGPRAGFGEINLPPVQAGSSIMPGKVNPVIPEVVNQVAFEVFGNDLTVTFAAEAGQLQLNAFEPVIASALFRSFSHLTAACTTLAGRCVSGITANPERLRDTMERSVALATALNPYIGYKRATAVAAEAHASGKSIREVVLERALMTAAQLDEALQPEALIRPRAY; translated from the coding sequence ATGACGGCAAACGGCTTTCGCGTCGAAGCAGATCTTTTAGGGAAACGAAGCATTCCGAACGAGGTGTACTACGGCGTCCACACGCTGCGCGCCAAGGAGAACTTCGACATTTCGGGGCGCACGATCGCGTCGCTGCCGTACTTCGTCATGGCGCTCGCGGCCGTGAAGGAAGCCGCCGCCGACGCGAACTGCGAGCTCGGGCTGCTGCCAGCCGCGTATCGCGACGCGATCACCGCGGCGTGCGTCGAGATCCGCGAAGGCCGGCTGCACGACCAGTTCGTGGTCGACATCATCCAGGGCGGCGCCGGCACGTCGACCAACATGAACGCGAACGAGGTGATCTGCAATCGCGCGCTCGAAATCATGGGGCATGCGCGCGGTCAGTACGAATACCTGCATCCGAACGAGCACGTCAATCTCGCGCAGAGCACCAACGACGTCTATCCGACCGCGATCCGGGTCGCGACCTGCTTCGCGGTCGAGCATCTGCTCGAGGCGATGGCGCGCCTGCGCGATGCGTTCGCGGAGAAGGCCGACGCGTTCTCGGATCTCCTGAAGCTCGGCCGCACGCAGTTGCAGGACGCCGTGCCGATGACGCTCGGCCAGGAGTTCTCGACCTACGCGGTGATGGTGACGGAAGACATCGCGCGCCTGCAGGAAGCCGGCTGGCTGATGCGCGAAATCAATCTCGGCGCGACCGCGATCGGCACCGGCATCACCGCGCATCCGCAGTACGCGGAGAAGGCGCTGGCCGCGCTGCGCCGTATCACCGGCCTGGACCTCAGCACCGCGCCGAACCTGATCGAAGCGACGCAGGACTGCGGCGCGTTCGTGCAGATTTCCGGCGTGCTCAAGCGCATCGCGGTCAAGCTGTCGAAAATCTGCAACGACCTGCGGCTGCTGTCGAGCGGCCCGCGCGCCGGATTCGGCGAGATCAACCTGCCGCCGGTGCAGGCCGGCTCGTCGATCATGCCGGGCAAGGTGAACCCGGTGATTCCGGAGGTCGTGAACCAGGTCGCGTTCGAAGTGTTCGGCAACGACCTGACGGTGACCTTCGCCGCCGAGGCCGGCCAGCTTCAGCTCAACGCGTTCGAGCCGGTGATCGCGAGCGCGCTGTTCCGCAGCTTCAGCCACCTGACGGCCGCCTGCACGACGCTCGCGGGCCGCTGCGTGAGCGGGATCACCGCGAACCCCGAGCGGCTGCGCGACACGATGGAGCGGTCCGTCGCGCTCGCGACCGCGCTGAACCCGTACATCGGCTACAAGCGCGCGACCGCCGTGGCCGCCGAAGCGCATGCGAGCGGCAAGTCGATCCGCGAAGTCGTGCTCGAACGCGCGCTGATGACCGCCGCGCAACTGGACGAAGCGCTGCAGCCCGAAGCGCTGATCCGTCCGCGCGCGTACTGA
- a CDS encoding amino acid permease, which produces MKHVSERPADTAGGADPRHAERDAMFASHEAGYAKQLKPRHVQMIAMGGAIGTGLFLGAGGRLQSAGPALAVVYLVCGVFAFLIMRALGELVMHRPTSGAFVSYAREFMGERASFVAGWMYYLNWATTGIVDITAVAIYMKYWAAFSDVPQWVFALGALGIVSVMNMIGVKVFGEMEFWFSIVKVGTLALFLGVGAVFLASGHPVAGQMPGLHLIADHGGIFPHGILPAVLIVQGVVFAYASIELVGVAAGETADARKVLPKAINSVMWRIALFYVGSVVLLTMLLPWTAYSAHESPFVTFFSKLGVPYVGTVMNVVVLTAALSSLNSGLYSTGRVLRSLAMGGSAPRFVSRMNARGVPYGGILVTVAVNAIGVPLNYIVPAQAFEIVLNMASLGIITTWGFIVMCQILFRRAVNRGELSPVSFRMPGAPFTSWLTLGFLVSVLVLMAFDYPGGTWTVGMIPVVVLALVIGWKLAKRGTARQQASAAPAIADPASNV; this is translated from the coding sequence ATGAAGCACGTCAGCGAGCGCCCGGCCGACACGGCCGGCGGCGCGGATCCCCGTCATGCCGAGCGCGATGCGATGTTCGCGTCGCACGAAGCCGGCTATGCGAAACAGTTGAAGCCGCGCCACGTGCAGATGATCGCGATGGGCGGTGCGATCGGCACCGGCCTCTTTCTCGGCGCGGGCGGCCGCCTGCAGAGCGCGGGACCCGCGCTGGCGGTCGTGTATCTCGTGTGCGGCGTATTCGCATTCCTGATCATGCGCGCGCTCGGCGAGCTGGTGATGCACCGGCCGACCAGCGGCGCGTTCGTGTCGTACGCACGGGAGTTCATGGGCGAGCGCGCGTCGTTCGTCGCGGGCTGGATGTACTACCTGAACTGGGCGACCACCGGCATCGTCGACATCACCGCGGTCGCGATCTACATGAAGTACTGGGCCGCGTTCTCGGACGTGCCGCAGTGGGTGTTCGCGCTCGGCGCGCTCGGCATCGTGTCGGTGATGAACATGATCGGCGTGAAGGTGTTCGGCGAGATGGAGTTCTGGTTCTCGATCGTGAAGGTGGGCACGCTCGCGCTGTTCCTCGGGGTCGGCGCCGTGTTCCTCGCGAGCGGCCATCCGGTCGCCGGCCAGATGCCGGGGCTGCACCTGATCGCGGATCACGGCGGGATCTTTCCGCACGGCATCCTGCCGGCGGTGCTGATCGTGCAGGGCGTCGTGTTCGCGTATGCGAGCATCGAGCTCGTCGGCGTCGCGGCGGGCGAGACCGCCGATGCGCGCAAGGTGCTGCCGAAGGCGATCAACAGCGTGATGTGGCGCATCGCGCTGTTCTACGTGGGCTCGGTCGTGCTGCTGACGATGCTGCTGCCGTGGACCGCGTACAGCGCGCACGAAAGCCCGTTCGTGACGTTCTTCAGCAAGCTCGGCGTGCCGTACGTCGGCACGGTGATGAACGTCGTGGTGCTGACCGCCGCGCTGTCGAGCCTGAACTCCGGCCTCTATTCGACCGGGCGCGTGCTGCGTTCGCTCGCGATGGGCGGCTCGGCGCCGCGCTTCGTGTCGCGGATGAACGCGCGCGGCGTGCCGTACGGCGGGATCCTCGTCACGGTCGCGGTCAACGCGATCGGCGTGCCGCTGAACTACATCGTGCCGGCGCAGGCATTCGAGATCGTGCTGAACATGGCGTCGCTCGGGATCATCACGACCTGGGGCTTCATCGTGATGTGCCAGATCCTGTTCCGCCGCGCGGTCAATCGCGGCGAGTTGAGCCCCGTGTCGTTCCGGATGCCTGGCGCACCGTTCACGTCGTGGCTCACGCTCGGGTTTCTCGTCAGCGTGCTGGTGTTGATGGCGTTCGATTACCCGGGCGGCACGTGGACCGTCGGGATGATTCCGGTGGTCGTGCTCGCGCTGGTGATCGGCTGGAAGCTCGCGAAGCGCGGTACCGCGCGACAGCAGGCAAGCGCCGCGCCGGCCATCGCCGATCCGGCCAGCAACGTCTGA
- a CDS encoding alpha/beta hydrolase, translated as MTDVLPLTTDAESGLQYRLRPAAGRPAGRLLLLHGVGGNETNLLNLADTIDPRIEIAFVRGPLTFGPNQYAWFPVRFGPNGPEIDAARAEASRVQLIALLRALCAPDAATDAPDLPAVIAGFSQGGIMSASVALTSPADVTAFAVLCGRILPEIDPLIASRDALSRLHALVMHGRFDDKLPLAWANTADAKLTALGVAHDTRLYDTGHELTAPMAGDFSRWVGARVGLN; from the coding sequence ATGACCGACGTCCTGCCGCTGACCACCGACGCCGAATCCGGCCTCCAGTACCGGCTGCGCCCGGCCGCCGGCCGCCCCGCGGGCCGCCTGTTGCTGCTGCACGGCGTCGGCGGCAATGAAACCAACCTGCTGAACCTGGCCGACACGATCGATCCGCGTATCGAAATCGCCTTCGTGCGCGGCCCGCTGACATTCGGCCCCAACCAGTATGCATGGTTTCCAGTGCGCTTCGGCCCGAACGGCCCGGAAATCGATGCGGCCCGCGCGGAGGCGAGCCGCGTGCAGCTGATCGCGCTGCTGCGTGCGTTGTGCGCGCCGGACGCCGCCACCGACGCTCCCGACTTGCCCGCCGTGATCGCCGGGTTCAGCCAGGGCGGCATCATGAGCGCGAGCGTCGCGCTCACGTCGCCGGCCGACGTCACCGCATTCGCGGTGCTGTGCGGGCGCATCCTGCCCGAGATCGATCCGCTGATCGCGTCGCGCGACGCATTGAGCCGACTGCACGCGCTGGTGATGCACGGCCGCTTCGACGACAAGCTGCCGCTCGCGTGGGCCAATACGGCCGACGCAAAGCTGACGGCGCTCGGCGTCGCGCACGACACGCGCCTCTACGACACCGGCCACGAACTCACCGCGCCGATGGCCGGCGACTTCAGCCGCTGGGTCGGCGCACGCGTCGGATTGAACTGA
- a CDS encoding antitoxin, which produces METAKIFKHGGSQAVRLPKDFRFDTTEVRIRRHGASVILEPVPQDWAWLTPLIGPVDADFEAAAATEPAAQERPGLDVFE; this is translated from the coding sequence ATGGAGACTGCCAAGATTTTCAAGCATGGTGGATCGCAGGCCGTCCGCTTGCCGAAGGATTTCCGCTTCGATACCACGGAGGTCCGGATTCGTCGGCACGGCGCGTCTGTCATTCTCGAACCGGTGCCGCAAGACTGGGCATGGCTGACACCGTTGATCGGCCCGGTTGACGCCGATTTTGAGGCCGCCGCGGCAACCGAGCCTGCCGCTCAAGAGCGTCCGGGGCTGGACGTGTTTGAATGA
- a CDS encoding type II toxin-antitoxin system VapC family toxin — protein sequence MKFLLDTHAVIAILKGEQAMLARLRRHQPADFGIPAIVAHELYYGAYKSQRAAANLARVEGLQFEVVSFDAEDAQHAGEIGAQLAAVGTPIGPYDALIAGQARARRLVLVTHNTREFERVPELQVEDWLAAAREN from the coding sequence ATGAAGTTTCTGCTGGATACCCATGCGGTAATCGCCATTCTGAAAGGCGAACAGGCCATGCTGGCCCGATTGCGTAGACATCAACCTGCGGATTTCGGAATTCCCGCGATCGTCGCGCATGAACTCTATTACGGGGCGTACAAGAGTCAGAGAGCGGCAGCGAATCTGGCACGCGTCGAGGGGCTTCAGTTCGAGGTCGTGTCGTTCGATGCGGAAGATGCGCAGCATGCCGGTGAAATCGGTGCGCAACTGGCCGCGGTGGGAACACCGATCGGGCCATACGATGCATTGATCGCAGGACAGGCGCGAGCGCGACGCCTGGTGCTTGTCACGCACAACACGCGCGAGTTTGAGCGGGTCCCGGAACTGCAGGTCGAGGATTGGCTCGCGGCGGCGCGCGAAAACTGA
- a CDS encoding MCP four helix bundle domain-containing protein, whose product MTIRHRITLLVVLTFFALSAIGVYAVYQTRKSASEVRQVTQGIVPSALASADLVADVKNIQIATMTLVYAPDANTAAQARDELKAKQAALRAALDAQAKSAVGQAQQGLVAQAKDSATNYFAAIDDTVKMKADGKPEMAQAYLFANVAQYRDELESIVDTLRVEKNRQKDDAIRALNGMLSTTATAIAAVAGTVVVLLTALGFVLYRQIARPLIGMQTAMSEIATSQDFTRRVPVGRMDEIGHSIVAFNGMIEKIQENAAQLKQKTADIQAMLQNMQQGILTVVEGGVVHAEYSAYLETIFETSDIAGRDLMALVFDASSIGADARSQVEAAVHACLGEDSMNFAFNEHLLVNEVAKRMPDGREKWLDLSWSAITDETDTVVRLMLCVRDVTEIRELTAQAGEQQRRLEMIGEILSISQDKFHDFVHSAKGFLSENERMIRQHERADHSIVAALFRNMHTIKGNARTYSLQHLTNIVHEAEQAYESLRRADSGPEWNRDALMDDLARVREAVDHYATINAVTLGRHGEPTGPGGGGYLMVERAHIRESLRMLDGADPANAGDWLAARDSVRRLLSQFGTQGIGDALGGVIESLPSLAAELGKPAPVVHIDSNGHRVRSEIGATLKNVFMHLLRNAIDHGIETSDERRAAGKAPAGKIDIAVDVEDGALRFVLGDDGRGLALDRIRGIARERGWIDAGNEAALTEEAVAELIFRPGFSTARAVTEVSGRGVGMDAVRNFLKRDGGDIALRFTDDRVGSPYRAFETIVSLPARFAADGAAHHAEPHARAGIANVDVAE is encoded by the coding sequence ATGACCATCCGTCATCGCATTACGCTGCTAGTCGTCCTGACGTTTTTCGCGCTGTCCGCGATCGGCGTGTACGCCGTGTACCAGACGCGCAAGAGCGCGTCCGAGGTGCGTCAGGTTACCCAGGGAATCGTGCCGAGCGCGCTCGCGTCGGCGGATCTCGTCGCCGACGTGAAGAACATCCAGATCGCGACGATGACGCTGGTATACGCGCCCGACGCGAACACCGCCGCGCAGGCGCGCGACGAGCTGAAGGCAAAACAGGCCGCACTGCGCGCGGCGCTCGACGCGCAGGCGAAGTCGGCGGTCGGGCAGGCGCAGCAAGGCCTCGTCGCGCAGGCGAAGGACAGCGCCACGAACTACTTCGCGGCGATCGACGATACCGTGAAGATGAAGGCCGACGGCAAGCCGGAGATGGCCCAGGCGTACCTGTTCGCGAACGTCGCGCAGTATCGCGACGAGCTCGAAAGCATCGTCGACACGCTGCGCGTCGAGAAGAACCGCCAGAAGGACGATGCGATTCGCGCGCTGAACGGCATGCTGTCGACCACGGCGACCGCGATCGCGGCGGTCGCGGGCACGGTCGTCGTGCTGCTGACCGCGCTCGGCTTCGTGCTGTACCGCCAGATCGCGCGCCCGCTGATCGGGATGCAGACGGCGATGAGCGAGATCGCGACGAGCCAGGACTTCACGCGCCGCGTGCCGGTGGGCCGGATGGACGAGATCGGCCATTCGATCGTCGCGTTCAACGGGATGATCGAGAAGATCCAGGAGAACGCCGCGCAACTGAAGCAGAAGACGGCCGACATCCAGGCAATGCTGCAGAACATGCAGCAAGGGATCCTGACCGTCGTCGAAGGCGGCGTCGTGCATGCCGAGTATTCGGCGTACCTCGAGACCATCTTCGAGACGAGCGACATCGCCGGACGCGACCTGATGGCGCTCGTGTTCGACGCTTCGAGCATCGGCGCCGATGCGCGCTCGCAGGTCGAGGCGGCCGTGCACGCGTGTCTCGGCGAGGACAGCATGAACTTCGCGTTCAACGAGCACCTGCTCGTCAACGAAGTCGCGAAGCGGATGCCGGACGGCCGCGAGAAGTGGCTCGACCTGAGCTGGTCGGCGATCACCGACGAGACCGACACGGTCGTGCGGCTGATGCTGTGCGTGCGCGACGTGACCGAGATCCGTGAGCTGACCGCGCAGGCCGGCGAGCAGCAACGCCGCCTCGAGATGATCGGCGAGATCCTGTCGATCAGCCAGGACAAGTTCCATGACTTCGTGCACAGCGCGAAGGGCTTCCTCAGCGAGAACGAGCGAATGATTCGCCAGCACGAACGCGCGGATCACTCGATCGTCGCGGCGCTGTTCCGCAACATGCACACGATCAAGGGCAATGCGCGCACCTACAGTCTTCAGCACCTGACCAACATCGTGCATGAAGCGGAGCAGGCATACGAATCGCTGCGCCGCGCGGACAGCGGCCCCGAGTGGAACCGCGATGCGCTGATGGACGACCTGGCTCGCGTGCGCGAGGCGGTCGACCACTACGCGACGATCAACGCGGTCACGCTCGGCCGCCACGGCGAGCCGACGGGGCCCGGCGGCGGCGGCTACCTGATGGTCGAGCGCGCGCATATCCGCGAGAGCCTGCGCATGCTCGATGGCGCCGATCCGGCGAACGCGGGCGACTGGCTCGCGGCGCGCGATTCGGTGCGCCGCCTGTTGAGCCAGTTCGGCACGCAGGGCATCGGCGACGCGCTGGGCGGCGTGATCGAATCGCTGCCGTCGCTCGCGGCCGAACTCGGCAAGCCGGCGCCCGTCGTGCATATCGACAGCAACGGCCATCGCGTGCGCAGCGAGATCGGCGCGACGCTGAAGAACGTGTTCATGCACCTGCTGCGCAACGCGATCGACCACGGGATCGAAACGTCCGACGAGCGTCGCGCGGCCGGCAAGGCGCCGGCCGGCAAGATCGACATCGCGGTCGACGTCGAGGACGGCGCGCTGCGTTTCGTGCTCGGCGACGACGGCCGCGGCCTCGCGCTCGACCGGATTCGCGGGATCGCGCGCGAACGCGGGTGGATCGACGCCGGCAACGAAGCCGCGCTGACCGAAGAAGCGGTGGCCGAACTGATCTTCCGTCCGGGCTTCTCGACCGCGCGTGCCGTGACCGAAGTGTCCGGGCGCGGCGTCGGGATGGACGCGGTGCGCAACTTCCTGAAGCGCGACGGCGGCGACATTGCGCTGCGCTTCACCGACGATCGTGTCGGCTCGCCGTATCGCGCGTTCGAGACGATCGTGTCGCTGCCGGCGCGCTTCGCGGCGGACGGCGCCGCACACCACGCCGAGCCGCATGCGCGCGCCGGCATCGCGAACGTCGACGTGGCGGAGTGA